In Mycobacteriales bacterium, the following proteins share a genomic window:
- a CDS encoding PrgI family protein: MPAETGVEDRLAGALTFRQAAYLAVAAAGVAVMLLGERSPVRVVVGAVLALLGLAGAAVRPYGEPLDRLLPAAMAYLRRHRAERRATPPAAAEAAAVPEPEPEPEPEPEPVPEPTAEPDQVDEHVAPRPRRRIPLRALLVGAALAAVVAVAVARWPHPAPAPPVQVVVVPVPVEMGDPWEEAIDDAVDAWIDDITGT, encoded by the coding sequence GTGCCCGCCGAGACGGGTGTCGAGGACAGGCTCGCCGGTGCGCTGACGTTCCGCCAGGCCGCCTACCTCGCTGTCGCGGCCGCTGGAGTCGCCGTGATGCTGCTCGGCGAGCGCTCCCCTGTGCGCGTCGTCGTCGGCGCCGTCCTGGCGCTCCTGGGTCTGGCGGGCGCCGCGGTGCGGCCGTACGGCGAGCCGCTGGACCGGCTCCTGCCCGCCGCGATGGCATACCTGCGGCGCCACCGCGCGGAGCGGCGTGCAACGCCACCCGCCGCTGCCGAGGCTGCTGCGGTGCCCGAGCCCGAGCCCGAGCCCGAGCCCGAGCCGGAGCCCGTGCCGGAACCGACGGCTGAGCCGGACCAGGTGGACGAGCACGTCGCGCCGCGTCCGCGCCGACGCATCCCGCTCCGTGCGCTGCTGGTCGGTGCGGCCTTGGCCGCGGTCGTCGCGGTGGCGGTTGCGCGGTGGCCGCACCCGGCGCCGGCGCCGCCCGTGCAGGTGGTCGTGGTGCCCGTGCCCGTCGAGATGGGCGACCCGTGGGAGGAGGCGATCGACGATGCGGTGGACGCGTGGATCGACGACATCACCGGGACCTGA
- a CDS encoding replication-relaxation family protein has product MRPVALTRRDHAILRGVWSLGWATSRVITALVAPTTAVKTLAGRLAELTNAGYLTRRRMVAGPGGHVWLYGLGPNARRVDPAYGSPWRPTDAQIGHTVAITNTLAALVTPGRLGSLTVTAWSGEAELRAWHRPGEAIPDLVVRWQGHGTAGTWAVEVDRGTQARGAWRRKLVRYLDTTYDALLVVTTSDERARNLARLGRSAGAPVLTIDHEGLQATPIHVYDAINGRRKAVDE; this is encoded by the coding sequence ATGAGACCCGTCGCACTCACCCGCCGCGACCACGCGATCCTCCGCGGTGTCTGGTCGCTCGGCTGGGCGACCTCACGCGTCATCACCGCGCTCGTCGCGCCGACCACCGCCGTCAAGACGCTCGCCGGGCGGCTCGCCGAGCTGACCAACGCGGGCTACCTCACCCGTCGGCGCATGGTCGCCGGACCCGGGGGACACGTCTGGCTCTACGGCCTCGGTCCAAACGCCCGGCGCGTCGACCCCGCCTACGGCAGCCCGTGGCGACCCACCGACGCGCAGATCGGTCACACCGTCGCCATCACGAACACCCTCGCCGCCCTCGTCACCCCCGGACGCCTCGGCAGCCTCACCGTGACCGCGTGGAGCGGTGAGGCAGAGCTGCGGGCGTGGCACCGACCCGGCGAGGCGATCCCCGACCTCGTCGTCCGCTGGCAAGGTCACGGAACCGCCGGGACCTGGGCGGTCGAGGTCGACCGCGGCACCCAAGCTCGCGGCGCCTGGCGGCGCAAGCTCGTCCGTTACCTCGACACCACCTACGACGCGCTACTCGTCGTCACCACCTCCGACGAACGCGCCCGCAACCTCGCCCGGCTCGGACGCAGCGCCGGCGCACCGGTGCTCACCATCGACCACGAAGGCCTGCAAGCGACCCCGATCCACGTGTACGACGCGATCAACGGACGACGTAAGGCTGTGGACGAGTAG
- a CDS encoding type IV secretion system DNA-binding domain-containing protein yields MRRSPESRVWLHVVVPRDNHSAPFTAEQLYAALHAATRRGQWTDIALVGAARHVGIYLRAERSRVAPIRALVRATYPDAEVVLAAPPLPDGPAAVAGARWRLREHPAYPIKTVREFENSEPMAMTLGALAEATRGGEWGIVHLALAPAPARFHRDAKALALALARGEVPQPLWAKALNVPLDIVETVVTSLVSTPTEVPPAPAPVVHADLDAQLKWVNGKAAQAAFTVTVRTAWVAPTPVRASEGHAALAAALGQFAVPGQNALDVGRTLTADDWPELMAGEVVRREKTVLATAELAGLCHLPGPDLVIPHLARTGARRREQRHRIADDALVLAETTHRDHAEPVGVRVRDLMTHAYVVGPSGTGKTTMLVRLVLELAAQHTAAVVLDPHGDLTRHVVAALPDDVPDRVRLFDITDPAALPTINPLWLPPQPNEGAAAVARAVRSAAVTAVFADLWRLDKASAPNLMHFLEAALAALVAVGDGRLADLPRFLTDPTFRADVVRRANDERIAARWREFAALGPDDRSRTVRAILNKAADFDRNPILATIFGDPGPGLRLDEVMDNAGVLLVSLPRGLVPEGTVELVGSLLVTQLYQAALAREARAPNDRPPVVAVIDEFQEFALSTFAKIVTATRKYGLGLVVANQNLSRLHAVGSDVLSTLLANVGTLVAFRTGSADAEYLAPMFDPFDAADLRAQAAHECYWRLTVDGTPQPVVSARSLAPVAPRREGVDLDEYVAAVRAAGQPLVLTYGEEDPFR; encoded by the coding sequence ATGCGCCGATCACCTGAGTCCCGCGTCTGGTTGCACGTCGTCGTGCCGCGCGACAACCACTCCGCGCCGTTCACCGCCGAGCAGCTCTACGCCGCCCTGCACGCCGCGACCCGCCGCGGGCAGTGGACGGACATCGCGCTCGTCGGCGCCGCCCGCCACGTCGGCATCTACCTCCGCGCGGAACGCTCCCGGGTCGCGCCGATCCGAGCGCTCGTCCGCGCGACGTACCCCGACGCCGAGGTCGTCCTCGCCGCACCGCCCCTGCCCGACGGTCCGGCGGCCGTGGCCGGCGCGCGGTGGCGGCTGCGCGAGCACCCGGCGTACCCGATCAAGACCGTTCGGGAGTTCGAGAACAGCGAGCCGATGGCGATGACCCTCGGCGCACTCGCCGAGGCAACCCGCGGCGGGGAATGGGGCATCGTGCACCTCGCGCTCGCCCCGGCCCCGGCGCGGTTCCACCGTGACGCGAAGGCGCTCGCGCTTGCGCTGGCGCGCGGCGAGGTGCCGCAGCCGCTGTGGGCGAAGGCGTTGAACGTCCCGCTGGACATCGTCGAGACCGTCGTCACGTCGCTGGTCTCGACACCGACCGAGGTGCCGCCCGCGCCGGCGCCGGTGGTGCATGCCGACCTTGACGCGCAGCTCAAGTGGGTCAACGGCAAGGCGGCGCAGGCGGCGTTCACGGTGACGGTGCGAACCGCATGGGTGGCTCCGACGCCGGTCCGTGCGTCCGAGGGTCACGCGGCGCTGGCCGCGGCGCTCGGGCAGTTCGCAGTGCCGGGGCAGAACGCCCTCGACGTCGGTCGGACCCTCACGGCCGACGACTGGCCGGAGCTGATGGCCGGCGAGGTCGTCCGCCGCGAGAAGACAGTCCTCGCCACCGCGGAGCTCGCCGGGCTCTGCCACCTGCCCGGCCCCGACCTGGTCATCCCGCACCTCGCGCGCACCGGCGCCCGCCGCCGGGAGCAGCGTCACCGGATCGCGGACGACGCGCTGGTCCTCGCGGAGACGACGCACCGCGACCACGCCGAGCCCGTCGGCGTGCGCGTTCGCGACCTGATGACCCACGCGTACGTCGTCGGGCCGTCCGGTACCGGCAAGACGACGATGCTCGTGCGTCTCGTTCTCGAGCTCGCCGCGCAGCACACCGCGGCCGTGGTGCTCGACCCGCACGGCGACCTCACCCGCCACGTCGTCGCCGCGCTACCCGACGACGTGCCGGACCGCGTTCGGCTGTTCGACATCACCGACCCGGCGGCGTTGCCGACCATCAACCCGCTGTGGCTGCCGCCGCAGCCGAACGAAGGCGCCGCGGCGGTGGCGCGGGCGGTGCGCAGCGCCGCGGTCACCGCCGTGTTCGCGGACCTGTGGCGGCTCGACAAGGCCAGCGCCCCGAACCTCATGCACTTCCTCGAAGCCGCGCTCGCCGCGCTGGTCGCGGTCGGCGACGGCCGGCTCGCGGACCTGCCCCGGTTCCTCACCGACCCGACGTTCCGCGCCGACGTCGTACGTCGGGCGAACGACGAACGGATCGCCGCCCGATGGCGAGAGTTCGCCGCCCTCGGGCCCGACGACCGTTCCCGCACGGTGCGCGCCATCCTCAACAAGGCCGCCGACTTCGACCGCAACCCGATCCTCGCCACGATTTTTGGCGACCCCGGCCCGGGGCTGCGGCTCGACGAGGTGATGGACAACGCGGGGGTGCTGCTCGTCAGCCTGCCGCGAGGGCTCGTCCCCGAGGGGACCGTCGAGCTCGTCGGGTCGCTGCTCGTCACCCAGCTCTACCAAGCGGCGCTCGCGCGGGAGGCACGCGCTCCGAACGACCGGCCGCCGGTCGTCGCCGTCATCGACGAGTTCCAGGAGTTCGCGCTCTCCACGTTCGCGAAGATCGTCACCGCGACGCGGAAGTACGGGCTCGGGCTCGTCGTGGCGAACCAGAACCTCTCGCGACTTCACGCGGTCGGCTCCGATGTGCTGTCCACGCTGCTCGCGAACGTCGGAACGCTCGTCGCGTTCCGCACCGGCAGCGCCGACGCCGAGTACCTCGCGCCGATGTTCGACCCGTTCGACGCCGCGGACCTGCGCGCCCAGGCCGCGCACGAGTGCTACTGGCGGCTCACCGTCGACGGCACCCCGCAGCCAGTCGTGTCCGCGCGGTCGCTCGCGCCCGTGGCACCGCGGCGCGAGGGCGTCGACCTCGACGAGTACGTCGCGGCAGTCCGCGCCGCGGGCCAGCCGCTCGTCCTCACCTACGGAGAGGAGGACCCGTTCCGATGA
- a CDS encoding response regulator transcription factor, with protein sequence MRVLVVDDEQSVLSFLGPLLEREGFATTLVDSGTAAVASVLDGQPDLVLLDVNLPDLSGLEVCRAIRRQPGYVPVILLTGLDSRDDVLAGYAAMADDYVTKPFLPEVVVAKVRSLLRVQGSGQRRVVRLGDVEVDLLAREARRDGVALPLAPKEFDLLAFLVEHPNQVFGRMQLLTNVWGVEFDGDPHTVAVRMSNLRAAIEKNPNRPEYLLTRNGVGYYARLPDGA encoded by the coding sequence ATGCGCGTGCTGGTGGTCGACGACGAACAGTCGGTGCTGAGCTTCCTCGGCCCGCTGCTGGAGCGCGAGGGCTTCGCGACGACGCTGGTCGACAGCGGCACCGCGGCAGTCGCGAGCGTCCTCGACGGGCAGCCCGACCTGGTGCTGCTGGACGTCAACCTGCCGGACCTGTCCGGGCTGGAGGTGTGCCGCGCGATCCGGCGGCAGCCGGGGTACGTGCCGGTGATCCTGCTCACCGGGCTCGACTCCCGGGACGACGTCCTGGCGGGCTACGCGGCGATGGCCGACGACTACGTCACCAAGCCGTTCCTGCCCGAGGTCGTCGTCGCCAAGGTGCGCTCGCTGCTGCGCGTGCAGGGCAGCGGGCAGCGCCGCGTCGTCCGGCTCGGCGACGTCGAGGTCGACCTCCTCGCCCGCGAGGCGCGCCGCGACGGCGTCGCGCTGCCGCTGGCGCCGAAGGAGTTCGACCTGCTCGCGTTTCTCGTCGAGCACCCGAACCAGGTGTTCGGCCGGATGCAGCTTCTGACGAACGTGTGGGGCGTCGAGTTCGACGGCGACCCGCACACCGTCGCGGTCCGCATGTCGAACCTGCGTGCGGCGATCGAGAAGAACCCGAACCGGCCGGAGTACCTGCTGACGCGCAACGGCGTCGGCTACTACGCCCGACTGCCGGACGGTGCGTGA
- a CDS encoding helix-turn-helix transcriptional regulator — protein sequence MSDDARAKRVCFVFGARLRDLRHELGLTQSDVAERAGVSLKYLSQIERGTRNPTLAVVVQLSHALDTTPERLVADLGRVV from the coding sequence GTGTCGGATGACGCACGCGCCAAGCGGGTCTGCTTCGTTTTCGGCGCGCGACTTCGCGACCTGCGCCACGAACTCGGCCTCACGCAGTCCGACGTCGCGGAGCGCGCGGGAGTCAGCCTCAAGTACCTGTCGCAGATCGAGCGCGGTACGCGGAACCCGACGCTCGCCGTGGTGGTCCAGCTCAGCCACGCGCTCGACACGACGCCCGAAAGGCTGGTCGCCGATCTCGGTCGAGTGGTCTAG
- a CDS encoding helix-turn-helix transcriptional regulator, which yields MRSYFPAEPARRALRRLATDRDLTVCALAENLGVDRSTIQRLFTRDRIRWDAADHIAVALGYHPCHLWPEWFDDIEETP from the coding sequence ATGAGGAGCTACTTCCCGGCCGAGCCGGCGCGGCGCGCACTGCGCCGGCTCGCCACCGACCGGGACCTCACCGTGTGCGCACTCGCCGAGAACCTCGGCGTCGATCGGTCCACGATCCAGCGGCTGTTCACCCGCGACCGAATCCGATGGGACGCCGCCGACCACATCGCCGTCGCACTCGGCTACCACCCCTGCCACCTCTGGCCCGAATGGTTCGACGACATCGAGGAGACACCATGA
- a CDS encoding HAMP domain-containing sensor histidine kinase, whose translation MGWRWLAVGLWAASLAALAAWWLLTRRRVDTWRLWPVPAALLDAEGSVRARTGPPGGPDLAAATGVPAPGQVVRGATADGTPLAVAGFRGGALAVALPRDPVTDRRDAMLAELAPRLAHDVYTPLTAVVGHLDLLAHEPISDSARQSITVCRSEVERIATMSRDLLALTAIRGGTATRTHAYAGALAEEAVAGVLPLADEVGATVAFEAPAEAAIVDVAEGDVIRALRNLLLNALRHGLGNARRVTLRVTGTDDTVTFSVVDSGPGIPPDRLDALCQPMTRGDGATGPGSGLGLAIVAEVLRAHGSHLTVANHPDGATFAFALPRVLR comes from the coding sequence ATGGGGTGGCGCTGGCTCGCCGTCGGCCTGTGGGCCGCCAGCCTTGCCGCGCTCGCCGCGTGGTGGCTGCTCACGCGGCGGCGCGTCGACACCTGGCGGCTCTGGCCGGTGCCTGCGGCGCTGCTCGACGCGGAGGGCTCCGTCCGCGCGCGCACCGGTCCGCCCGGTGGTCCCGACCTCGCGGCGGCGACAGGAGTTCCGGCGCCGGGGCAGGTCGTGCGCGGCGCCACTGCGGACGGTACACCGCTCGCCGTGGCCGGGTTCCGCGGGGGAGCGCTCGCCGTCGCGCTGCCGCGCGACCCGGTGACCGACCGCCGCGACGCGATGCTCGCCGAACTCGCGCCCCGGCTCGCGCACGATGTGTACACGCCGCTCACCGCGGTCGTCGGGCATCTCGACCTGCTCGCGCACGAGCCGATCAGCGACAGCGCGCGGCAGTCGATCACGGTCTGCCGCAGCGAGGTCGAGCGGATCGCGACGATGAGCCGTGACCTGCTCGCGCTGACCGCGATCCGCGGCGGCACCGCCACGCGGACCCACGCGTACGCGGGCGCGTTGGCAGAGGAAGCGGTCGCCGGAGTGCTCCCGCTCGCCGACGAGGTCGGAGCGACGGTGGCGTTCGAGGCGCCGGCCGAGGCGGCGATCGTCGACGTCGCGGAAGGCGATGTCATCCGGGCGTTGCGCAACCTGCTCCTCAACGCGCTGCGCCACGGGCTCGGCAACGCGCGCCGTGTGACGCTGCGGGTCACCGGCACAGACGACACGGTGACGTTCTCCGTGGTCGACTCCGGGCCTGGCATTCCGCCCGACCGGCTGGATGCACTCTGCCAGCCGATGACCCGCGGCGACGGCGCGACCGGACCCGGCAGCGGGCTCGGGCTCGCGATTGTCGCGGAGGTGCTCCGCGCCCACGGCAGCCACCTCACCGTCGCGAACCATCCCGACGGCGCGACGTTCGCCTTCGCTCTTCCGCGAGTGCTCCGATGA
- a CDS encoding peptidoglycan DD-metalloendopeptidase family protein, with protein MKRLLLAVLCAVLGLPLLALVAVGAATAPAPAVAGDDAAQVAAAPEQFRGFLVEAARRFALPPALLVAVAEIESGFDPNAVGDPIPGGPAEGMMQFLPGSWTRFNIVPGATPYDPRAAVLAAANHLLASGRLDGGGWDAAHALTGYGHSTAYATTVLAKAAEYGFRYSPGAPPLDATRYTFPMTPPGDYVNGHHDYPANDIFTSIGTPVVACVRAEVLRTSPVETGKGGITVTLRGEDGWRYYYAHLAALDPAIRPGVVVEAGARLGLSGNSGNARTTEPHLHFGVSKTGSVAGEINPYPYLRLWEDDHAPIT; from the coding sequence ATGAAGCGCCTGCTGCTGGCGGTCCTGTGCGCGGTGCTCGGGCTGCCGCTGCTCGCCCTGGTGGCCGTCGGCGCGGCCACCGCGCCGGCGCCCGCGGTCGCGGGTGACGACGCGGCGCAGGTCGCGGCGGCGCCCGAGCAGTTCCGCGGGTTCCTCGTCGAGGCGGCGCGGCGGTTCGCGCTGCCGCCCGCACTGCTCGTCGCCGTCGCCGAGATTGAGTCCGGCTTCGACCCGAACGCGGTGGGCGACCCGATCCCGGGTGGCCCGGCCGAGGGGATGATGCAGTTCCTGCCCGGCTCGTGGACACGGTTCAACATCGTGCCGGGCGCGACCCCGTACGACCCGCGCGCGGCTGTGCTCGCGGCGGCGAACCACCTGCTCGCGAGCGGGCGGCTCGACGGCGGCGGGTGGGACGCGGCGCATGCGCTGACCGGCTACGGCCACTCCACCGCCTATGCGACGACGGTCCTCGCGAAGGCGGCCGAGTACGGCTTCCGGTACAGCCCCGGCGCGCCGCCGCTCGACGCCACCCGCTACACGTTCCCGATGACCCCGCCGGGCGACTACGTCAACGGCCACCACGACTACCCGGCGAACGACATCTTCACATCCATCGGCACGCCGGTCGTCGCGTGCGTCCGCGCCGAGGTGCTGCGCACATCGCCGGTCGAGACCGGCAAGGGCGGGATCACGGTGACGCTTCGCGGCGAGGACGGCTGGCGCTACTACTACGCCCACCTCGCGGCGCTCGATCCCGCGATCCGGCCCGGAGTCGTCGTCGAGGCAGGCGCCCGGCTCGGGCTTTCCGGCAACAGCGGCAACGCCCGCACGACCGAGCCGCACCTGCACTTCGGCGTCAGCAAGACCGGCTCCGTCGCGGGCGAGATCAACCCCTATCCGTACCTGCGTCTGTGGGAGGACGACCATGCGCCGATCACCTGA
- a CDS encoding WhiB family transcriptional regulator, translating into MNERREEADDEARRTSPGDPLSAWVKRAACAGRPAMFDDQERANEALRLCARCPVLVECRLWALLNAVDGVAGGMTEGARTAWRESVGFDEPEVTIADFLPLTVAGADQGWGLGRSKVILRAVAERTAKGQTAGEIADELGVTRRTIERLKKSAGVRAIA; encoded by the coding sequence GTGAACGAGCGACGTGAGGAAGCGGACGACGAGGCGCGCCGGACGTCGCCCGGCGATCCGCTCAGCGCCTGGGTGAAGCGGGCCGCGTGCGCCGGCCGTCCCGCGATGTTCGACGACCAGGAGCGGGCGAACGAGGCGCTTCGCTTGTGCGCACGCTGCCCGGTCCTCGTCGAGTGCCGGCTGTGGGCGCTGCTCAACGCGGTGGACGGCGTGGCCGGCGGCATGACCGAGGGCGCGCGGACTGCCTGGCGGGAGAGCGTCGGGTTCGACGAGCCGGAGGTGACCATCGCCGACTTCCTGCCCCTCACCGTCGCGGGCGCGGACCAGGGATGGGGCCTGGGCCGCTCCAAGGTGATCCTGCGGGCGGTCGCGGAACGCACGGCGAAGGGGCAGACAGCAGGGGAGATCGCGGACGAGCTCGGGGTCACCCGGCGCACGATCGAACGGCTCAAGAAGTCCGCCGGCGTTCGCGCCATCGCTTAG
- a CDS encoding DEAD/DEAH box helicase — protein MTIDLERALARIDAGVRGDDIFSVLQAIGFAGATPERNQARDALIRLLEQRDAVPDDLADLLHGLVREHGLFPYLREEDVDELPLADLLAYEIHRPAQLPGGRDIVFHAEQAVVYQRLLAGENVVLSAPTSFGKSLIIDAVLAARPDWHNVVVVVPTIALIDEMRRRFAALQDRYKIITHGSQEPAERNLYVMTQERLLDLPHFDDLDFFAIDEFYKLDPDHSDDRASVLNIVFDDLRRTGAQFYLLGPNISGLTDATARDIDATFITTDYTTVATDVRRETATGRKAQEARLPEVCHELGPQTMIFCSGPARMRTVARWLLEAGVGGGHDLDEAAAWVADAYHPEWLVARALAAGIGMHHGRLPRALAHHMVRLFNEGRLPYLLVTSTLIEGVNTTARNVVILDKKIGNVEYDYFTFANIRGRSGRMKRHYVGTVVVFNEPPTPTALTVDVPVVSQGKGISDEVLIQMSWDELNDANRARMRPFYQQDAVPVDTLRANKGIAPQRQLDVATMLRDKPRHYRSALAWTSLPTTAQVKQLADVLYEIAKPKSRSRTVISAAQLAGRLNTLRYHRGSIAALAANDMERWNKTADEAVEDALDFARWAQFHVPRALGAVERLAVEAYGRGAVPNTRGFARQVEGMFQAPLATVLEEFGLPLPVTSKLDRFLRLDNAEDLDTALARLRAVPPNPGGLDPFEREMLQDTQAAL, from the coding sequence ATGACCATCGATCTTGAACGAGCACTCGCCCGTATCGACGCCGGGGTGCGCGGCGACGACATCTTCTCCGTGCTCCAAGCCATCGGCTTCGCCGGCGCAACCCCAGAGCGCAACCAGGCGCGTGACGCCCTCATCCGGCTGCTGGAGCAGCGCGACGCAGTCCCCGACGATCTTGCGGACCTGCTGCACGGGCTCGTCCGAGAGCACGGGCTGTTCCCGTACCTGCGCGAAGAGGACGTGGATGAGCTTCCGCTGGCCGACCTGCTTGCGTACGAGATTCACCGGCCAGCGCAACTGCCCGGCGGCCGGGACATCGTCTTCCACGCAGAGCAAGCGGTCGTGTACCAGCGGCTGCTCGCGGGCGAGAACGTCGTGCTCTCCGCGCCGACGTCGTTCGGCAAGAGCCTCATCATCGACGCGGTGCTGGCAGCGCGGCCCGATTGGCACAACGTCGTCGTCGTGGTCCCCACCATCGCGCTGATCGACGAGATGCGCCGGCGGTTCGCTGCGCTCCAAGACCGGTACAAGATCATCACGCATGGCTCGCAGGAGCCCGCCGAACGCAATCTGTACGTGATGACCCAGGAGCGGCTGCTCGACCTGCCCCACTTCGACGACCTCGACTTCTTCGCCATCGACGAGTTCTACAAGCTCGACCCCGACCACAGCGACGACCGGGCGAGTGTCCTGAACATCGTCTTCGACGACCTCCGGCGGACCGGGGCACAGTTCTACCTCCTCGGCCCCAACATCAGCGGGCTCACGGACGCCACCGCGCGCGATATCGACGCGACGTTCATCACGACGGACTACACGACCGTCGCCACCGACGTCCGCCGCGAGACTGCCACCGGTCGCAAGGCACAGGAGGCGCGGCTGCCGGAGGTCTGCCACGAGCTCGGGCCGCAGACGATGATCTTCTGTAGTGGCCCGGCCCGGATGCGAACGGTCGCGCGCTGGTTGCTCGAAGCCGGAGTCGGCGGTGGCCACGACCTCGACGAGGCGGCTGCGTGGGTAGCCGACGCCTACCACCCTGAATGGCTGGTCGCCCGTGCGCTCGCCGCGGGGATCGGGATGCATCACGGCAGGCTCCCGCGGGCCCTCGCGCATCACATGGTGCGCCTCTTCAACGAAGGCCGGCTGCCGTACCTGTTGGTAACGTCGACCCTGATCGAGGGCGTGAACACGACCGCTCGCAACGTCGTCATCCTCGACAAGAAGATCGGCAACGTCGAGTACGACTACTTCACGTTCGCCAACATCCGTGGACGATCCGGTCGGATGAAGCGGCACTACGTGGGCACCGTCGTCGTCTTCAACGAGCCACCGACGCCGACTGCCCTCACCGTCGACGTCCCCGTGGTAAGTCAGGGGAAGGGGATCAGCGACGAGGTTCTGATCCAGATGTCGTGGGACGAGCTCAACGACGCGAACCGGGCGCGGATGCGGCCGTTCTACCAGCAGGACGCCGTGCCGGTCGACACGCTGCGCGCGAACAAGGGCATCGCGCCGCAACGACAGCTCGACGTCGCGACCATGCTGCGCGACAAGCCGCGCCACTACCGCAGCGCGCTCGCCTGGACGTCGCTGCCTACGACGGCGCAGGTCAAGCAGCTCGCGGACGTCCTGTACGAGATCGCTAAACCGAAGTCGCGTTCTCGCACCGTCATCTCGGCAGCGCAGCTCGCCGGCCGTCTCAACACGCTTCGCTACCACCGGGGCAGCATCGCTGCGCTCGCCGCGAACGATATGGAGCGCTGGAACAAGACCGCCGACGAGGCGGTCGAAGATGCTCTGGACTTCGCGCGATGGGCACAGTTCCACGTACCCCGTGCGCTCGGCGCCGTCGAACGCCTCGCCGTCGAGGCGTACGGCCGAGGCGCCGTACCCAACACTCGCGGGTTCGCGCGCCAAGTCGAAGGCATGTTCCAGGCACCTCTCGCCACCGTTCTCGAAGAGTTCGGACTGCCGCTGCCCGTGACGTCGAAGCTCGACCGATTCCTGCGCCTGGACAACGCGGAGGACCTTGACACCGCTCTCGCACGGCTTCGCGCGGTCCCGCCGAATCCGGGAGGGCTCGACCCCTTCGAGCGCGAGATGCTCCAGGACACGCAGGCCGCCCTTTAG
- a CDS encoding DUF1837 domain-containing protein: MSVRPLRAEPPCRCAPTPGTDIPIALLTEFISNDKLDPPLYALTVDYERGSWRAGALAKHLLRWTTDYALRPRERANVPEGLLFDAAATAIRRTFGTGAAAGVPGELLLHIACRQMFGSDTVISKVVFKSSKNETFRGFDGVHVVHGNEGLELWLGEAKFYRNLAKAIRSVAQELEDHLGTDYLHDEFALVTDKIDDDHPHAAELRRLLDPAVSLDKVVQRVCVPVLLTYDSDVTIANTADCETYRAELEAELKRGWTRFKNALDGLPNIDVAVRLILVPLATKQALVAALRDLRPKKTA, encoded by the coding sequence ATGAGCGTTCGTCCGCTTCGCGCAGAACCACCGTGCCGATGCGCGCCGACGCCCGGTACGGACATCCCGATCGCACTACTGACCGAGTTCATCAGCAACGACAAACTCGACCCGCCGCTCTACGCCCTCACCGTTGACTACGAACGGGGTTCCTGGCGCGCCGGGGCGCTGGCCAAGCATCTGCTGCGCTGGACGACCGACTACGCGCTACGCCCGCGGGAGCGCGCGAACGTACCGGAGGGGCTCCTGTTCGACGCGGCGGCGACTGCCATCAGGCGCACCTTCGGTACCGGCGCCGCAGCTGGGGTTCCCGGCGAGTTGCTGCTGCACATCGCCTGCCGCCAGATGTTTGGCAGCGACACCGTCATCAGCAAGGTGGTGTTCAAGTCCTCGAAGAACGAGACGTTTCGCGGCTTCGACGGCGTCCACGTCGTGCACGGCAACGAAGGCCTGGAGCTGTGGCTCGGTGAGGCGAAGTTCTACCGCAACCTCGCCAAGGCGATCCGTAGCGTCGCCCAGGAGCTCGAAGACCACCTGGGGACGGACTACCTTCACGACGAGTTCGCGCTAGTCACGGACAAGATCGACGACGACCACCCACACGCTGCCGAACTGCGCCGCCTTCTCGATCCCGCAGTCTCGCTCGACAAGGTCGTGCAGCGTGTCTGCGTCCCGGTGCTGCTGACGTACGACAGCGACGTGACCATCGCGAACACCGCCGACTGCGAGACCTACCGCGCCGAGCTCGAGGCCGAGCTCAAGCGCGGTTGGACGCGGTTCAAGAACGCACTCGACGGCCTTCCCAACATTGACGTCGCTGTCCGCCTGATCCTGGTCCCGCTCGCGACCAAGCAGGCACTCGTCGCCGCGCTGCGTGACCTGCGGCCGAAGAAGACGGCATGA